A portion of the Acidisarcina polymorpha genome contains these proteins:
- a CDS encoding type IV secretion system DNA-binding domain-containing protein: protein MNSNQQWGRKETIVWPPHDPVYTFSALALGVFATLFFVWQFLRFTETPLRRTYTPTYIQSLIGATFKQHGKYRLLYVGGGKAAPRLALPADFVPGETKLPTGAVFPAELSKATRQQGYTVFYRGPEKDYNDAALSRWLRSVYFDGQGLLDIYATSLGEGLLVLVIALVFAGRADVKRFRELKYGRHLKGPVMVSPSKFNKALKADGLAIETSKRPWYLRKPIQLRIPKSAEAKHIQIMGDTGTGKSTLIKQLLQQVADRGEIAIVYDPAGEFTESFYRESRKDLILNPLDSRAPYWTPSSELRNPAEARTIAASMYQPREDKRGEFFTDTPQKIFAHLLKYKPSPEELVAWMSDEDEIDRRLEGTELANFALKDAPQQRSGVLGSLGLVADSLRLLPTREEAQGLEWCATEWAEKREGWIFLTSTEAEQEALRPLHSLWIDLLVLRLLTKPKPGQKKVWLVIDELASLQRLPQFHTALTKGRKSDNPIVFGYQGKAQLETIYGHLAEVMLSQPTTKFILRTAEPNAAKWAAEMIGEVEIERVRETVADGKRQGKSFTLDRQIEPLVMKSEVEGLPDLHTFVKINNYVSRFSFPPMSLPKVAEALIPRVIPPHKMWFNPLAPVPVAGPPATPSTTEAASDRENAGSSKGAPIKEAEVLVPKLELPKAVVPSAQARTSSISHNL, encoded by the coding sequence ATGAATAGCAATCAGCAGTGGGGTCGCAAAGAGACCATTGTTTGGCCGCCGCACGATCCCGTCTATACCTTCAGCGCGTTGGCGTTGGGTGTTTTCGCAACGCTGTTTTTCGTGTGGCAGTTTCTCCGCTTCACGGAGACGCCGTTGCGCCGGACATATACCCCGACCTATATACAGTCGCTCATCGGTGCGACGTTCAAGCAGCATGGCAAGTATCGACTGCTGTATGTCGGGGGCGGCAAAGCCGCTCCCCGACTGGCCCTGCCAGCCGACTTCGTTCCCGGCGAAACCAAGCTGCCCACCGGTGCTGTCTTTCCTGCTGAATTGTCCAAGGCGACACGGCAGCAGGGTTACACGGTTTTCTATCGAGGGCCGGAGAAGGACTACAACGACGCCGCGCTGAGCCGGTGGCTTCGCAGCGTGTATTTTGACGGGCAAGGGTTGCTCGATATCTACGCAACCTCGTTAGGAGAAGGGCTTCTTGTCCTGGTGATCGCTCTCGTGTTCGCCGGACGCGCGGACGTGAAACGGTTCCGCGAGTTGAAGTACGGACGCCACCTGAAGGGGCCGGTAATGGTTTCCCCGTCCAAGTTCAACAAGGCACTGAAGGCCGATGGCTTGGCCATTGAGACTTCTAAAAGGCCGTGGTATCTCCGCAAGCCTATACAGCTCCGCATCCCCAAAAGCGCGGAAGCGAAGCACATTCAGATCATGGGCGACACCGGGACCGGCAAGTCCACACTGATAAAACAGCTCCTCCAGCAGGTCGCCGACCGGGGTGAAATTGCCATCGTCTATGACCCGGCAGGCGAGTTCACGGAGAGCTTTTACAGGGAGAGCAGGAAGGACCTGATTCTGAATCCGCTGGACTCACGGGCGCCTTATTGGACGCCATCGAGCGAACTGCGGAACCCCGCCGAGGCGCGGACTATCGCGGCTTCCATGTACCAGCCGCGCGAGGACAAGCGGGGCGAGTTCTTTACGGATACGCCGCAGAAGATCTTCGCCCATCTCCTGAAGTACAAGCCTTCACCCGAAGAATTGGTTGCGTGGATGTCGGACGAGGATGAGATCGATCGACGTTTGGAAGGCACCGAGCTTGCGAACTTCGCACTGAAGGATGCGCCCCAGCAGCGGAGTGGTGTACTTGGCTCGCTCGGCCTTGTGGCCGACAGCTTGCGTCTTCTGCCTACCCGCGAAGAAGCCCAGGGTCTGGAGTGGTGCGCGACGGAATGGGCCGAAAAGCGTGAGGGCTGGATCTTCCTCACATCCACGGAAGCCGAGCAGGAGGCGCTTCGTCCGTTGCATTCGCTCTGGATTGATCTGCTTGTGTTGCGTCTTCTGACCAAGCCGAAGCCGGGGCAGAAAAAGGTATGGCTGGTGATCGACGAGCTGGCCAGCCTCCAGCGTCTTCCGCAGTTCCATACGGCGCTGACCAAGGGCCGCAAGAGCGATAACCCTATCGTCTTTGGCTACCAGGGCAAGGCACAGCTTGAAACCATCTACGGTCATCTTGCCGAGGTGATGCTTTCGCAACCGACTACTAAATTCATCCTCCGTACCGCCGAGCCGAACGCGGCCAAGTGGGCAGCGGAAATGATCGGCGAGGTCGAAATCGAGCGTGTGCGGGAGACGGTTGCGGACGGCAAGCGCCAGGGTAAGAGTTTCACCCTCGACAGGCAGATCGAGCCGCTGGTGATGAAGTCCGAGGTCGAAGGTCTACCCGACCTGCACACCTTTGTGAAGATCAACAACTACGTCTCACGCTTTTCATTCCCGCCCATGAGCCTCCCCAAGGTGGCAGAGGCACTAATCCCGCGCGTGATTCCTCCCCACAAGATGTGGTTCAACCCTCTCGCGCCGGTACCCGTGGCCGGTCCACCTGCCACGCCATCGACCACCGAGGCTGCCAGCGACCGCGAAAATGCCGGATCAAGCAAAGGTGCTCCGATCAAAGAAGCCGAGGTACTCGTTCCGAAACTGGAGCTTCCCAAGGCCGTGGTTCCGTCGGCGCAAGCCCGAACTTCCTCCATCTCGCACAACCTGTAG
- the mobF gene encoding MobF family relaxase: MLTISKAISSTQAQTYHKLEYTSDAQSYYKQDETVKGEWQGKFAASLGLSGEVAPLEFSRLTEGIHPQTEAQMVRHREGQEYTNADGSVTKPVEHRAGWDATFSAPKSVSLIALVGGDERVTEAHRAAVTTALDELEKYTHARIGGNNPAEVTGKFVAAKFEHDTARPVNGYAAPQLHTHAIIFNVTEREDGSTRAIQERTFFESQNYATAVYQSVLTHQLRKLGYEIEPGQSGAPEILGFTQAYLDASSPRSRQIKEQMERTGFQGPEAAQIAAHATRDRKQTLTASEVLAAHKEMAKDFGDQPERVIAAARERALIQAQEISVQPDSRGAVAFAKEKVFEREAVADERVIMREALRRGMGEVSFSDVQSEFQRRQAEGEFRSVQGQKYASGRSFTTPETIADERANVQHVLNGQGASAPMLSTAAAERQATSREFLNEAQQTAIREVLTSTDRVHGFQGLAGTGKTSTLAAIREGAEQGGYKVEGFAPTSKAAGQLREAGIEANTLQSFLARQKDPDSSRHLYMLDESSLASTKQMRAFLEKIHPQDRVLVIGDTRQHQGVDAGRPFQQMQEAGMQTSKLDTIMRQKDPELLRAVQYLATSETEKGIALLSEQGRVTELANASERIAAIAQDYAARPENTLIVSPDNRSRQQINEAVRRELLKAGTLAEDGRQFLTLSHRSDMTGPDRTWAAMYRPGDVVQYERGSKAEGIERGSFGVVRSSDAATNRLTVEFSHGSSVEYDPKRVYGVNVYRETSREFATGDRLQFSAIYKDLGISNRDMGTITRMEPDRLTVLMDGKEQRSVSFNPTEFRQFDHGYAVTSHSSQGLTADRVIANIDTESSRSLINNRLAYVAISRASEDARIYTNDAATLGQRLATDVTKTTALDFTAKPEPPAAQEVSKSQTLAVHEYSNPDSRLAAVASEYASRPQHSVIVAPDRRERAELTQLIRADLYAQGKLGRDAQAVTVLIEKETGSKMRVESYQLGDKIQYKTGSPGLDGIPHDSQGTVVSTTSRGNLLSVRFDATREEVTYDPAQLRTQTRESRVFQEETRAISQGERVRFGTYDKEMGVRSGDLGTVTRIGEGHAMTVKMDSGKIAEVPPEKAQHIDYGYVVDSLKNVHAERVIATGDGLTQQAFQAASAKADLALYTSPPQQEFASSKEIAVTEFAQPTKQQNDFGIGF, from the coding sequence ATGCTCACCATCTCGAAAGCCATTAGCTCCACCCAGGCGCAGACGTATCACAAGCTGGAGTACACCAGTGATGCGCAGAGCTATTACAAACAGGACGAGACGGTAAAAGGAGAGTGGCAGGGCAAATTTGCCGCTTCCCTTGGCCTGTCTGGAGAGGTGGCACCGTTGGAGTTCTCCCGTCTGACCGAGGGTATACACCCGCAGACCGAGGCGCAGATGGTGCGGCACCGGGAAGGGCAGGAATACACAAACGCGGATGGTTCGGTGACCAAACCCGTCGAGCACCGGGCCGGATGGGATGCCACTTTTTCCGCTCCCAAGTCTGTTTCACTCATTGCCCTCGTTGGCGGTGACGAGCGCGTGACAGAGGCACACCGAGCTGCCGTGACGACCGCCCTTGATGAGTTGGAGAAGTACACGCATGCGCGGATCGGCGGCAACAATCCCGCCGAGGTGACCGGGAAGTTCGTCGCTGCAAAGTTCGAACATGACACGGCGAGGCCTGTGAACGGCTACGCCGCGCCGCAGCTCCATACCCACGCCATCATCTTTAATGTCACGGAACGCGAAGATGGTTCCACCCGTGCCATCCAGGAACGGACATTCTTCGAGTCGCAAAACTATGCGACCGCCGTGTACCAATCGGTGCTGACGCATCAGCTACGCAAGCTGGGCTATGAGATCGAGCCGGGACAGAGCGGCGCACCCGAAATTCTGGGCTTCACACAGGCATACCTTGACGCCTCCAGCCCTCGTTCTCGGCAGATCAAAGAACAGATGGAGCGGACGGGTTTCCAGGGACCAGAGGCGGCGCAGATCGCCGCCCACGCGACCCGTGACCGGAAGCAAACCCTCACGGCGTCCGAAGTGTTGGCGGCGCACAAGGAGATGGCCAAAGACTTCGGTGACCAGCCGGAACGGGTGATCGCCGCTGCGCGCGAACGCGCCTTGATCCAGGCCCAGGAAATTAGCGTGCAGCCGGATTCCCGTGGGGCAGTTGCCTTCGCAAAGGAGAAAGTCTTCGAGCGCGAGGCTGTGGCCGATGAGCGGGTTATTATGCGCGAGGCCCTACGTCGTGGGATGGGTGAGGTCAGCTTTTCCGATGTGCAGAGTGAGTTCCAGCGGAGACAGGCGGAAGGCGAGTTCCGTTCCGTCCAAGGTCAAAAGTATGCTTCCGGTCGCAGCTTCACGACACCGGAGACGATTGCGGACGAGCGCGCAAACGTGCAGCATGTCCTTAACGGACAGGGCGCATCGGCTCCAATGCTGTCCACAGCCGCCGCAGAGCGGCAGGCCACGTCCCGCGAGTTTCTGAACGAGGCGCAGCAAACGGCCATCCGCGAGGTGCTGACCAGTACCGACCGCGTACACGGATTCCAGGGATTAGCCGGAACCGGGAAGACGAGCACGCTGGCCGCCATCCGTGAGGGTGCGGAGCAGGGCGGCTATAAGGTCGAAGGCTTCGCCCCGACCTCGAAAGCCGCAGGCCAGCTTCGCGAAGCAGGGATCGAGGCCAACACGCTTCAGAGCTTCCTTGCCCGGCAGAAGGACCCCGATTCCAGCAGACATCTCTATATGCTGGACGAATCCAGTCTCGCCAGCACCAAACAGATGCGGGCCTTTCTCGAAAAGATACACCCGCAGGATCGTGTTCTGGTCATCGGTGATACCCGCCAGCATCAGGGCGTCGATGCGGGCCGCCCCTTCCAGCAGATGCAGGAGGCGGGGATGCAAACCTCCAAGCTGGATACGATCATGCGGCAGAAAGACCCGGAGCTGCTACGTGCTGTCCAGTACCTCGCCACAAGCGAAACGGAGAAAGGTATAGCTCTGCTTTCCGAACAGGGCCGAGTCACCGAGCTTGCCAATGCGTCGGAGCGCATCGCCGCCATCGCCCAGGATTACGCCGCCAGGCCGGAGAACACACTTATCGTTTCGCCGGACAACCGTAGTCGCCAGCAGATCAATGAGGCCGTGCGCCGGGAGCTGCTGAAAGCTGGCACGCTGGCCGAGGACGGTCGGCAGTTCCTCACGCTATCCCATCGTTCCGATATGACCGGCCCCGACCGCACCTGGGCGGCGATGTACCGCCCCGGCGATGTCGTTCAGTACGAACGCGGCAGCAAAGCCGAGGGGATCGAGCGCGGCAGCTTCGGCGTGGTGCGATCGAGCGATGCGGCTACGAATCGTTTGACCGTGGAGTTCTCCCATGGCTCCAGTGTCGAGTACGACCCCAAGCGGGTCTATGGCGTGAACGTCTATCGCGAGACCAGCCGGGAATTCGCCACCGGCGACCGGCTCCAGTTCTCGGCTATTTATAAGGATCTGGGGATTTCGAACCGCGACATGGGAACTATTACTAGAATGGAGCCGGACCGACTCACCGTACTCATGGATGGGAAGGAACAGCGTTCTGTCAGCTTCAATCCCACTGAGTTTCGGCAGTTTGACCACGGCTACGCTGTCACATCCCACAGCTCTCAGGGACTAACCGCAGATCGCGTGATCGCCAATATCGATACCGAGTCCAGCCGCAGCCTCATCAACAACCGGCTCGCCTATGTCGCCATCTCTCGCGCCTCCGAAGACGCGAGGATTTATACGAACGACGCTGCAACGTTGGGCCAGCGGCTCGCTACCGATGTGACCAAGACTACGGCTCTGGACTTTACAGCCAAGCCCGAGCCGCCCGCAGCGCAGGAGGTTTCGAAGTCGCAGACCCTTGCGGTGCATGAGTACAGCAATCCGGATTCACGGCTCGCAGCCGTCGCTAGCGAGTACGCCAGCCGCCCGCAACATTCCGTCATCGTCGCGCCCGATCGCCGAGAGCGCGCCGAGCTGACACAGCTAATTCGGGCCGACCTCTACGCGCAAGGCAAACTCGGCCGCGACGCCCAGGCTGTAACAGTTCTCATCGAGAAAGAGACTGGGAGCAAGATGCGTGTTGAAAGCTACCAGCTCGGTGACAAAATCCAGTACAAGACCGGCAGCCCCGGCCTCGACGGTATCCCTCATGACAGCCAGGGCACGGTTGTTTCCACGACCTCGCGCGGCAATCTCCTCTCTGTTCGCTTCGACGCGACCCGCGAAGAAGTTACCTACGATCCCGCGCAGCTCCGAACTCAAACGCGCGAGAGCAGAGTCTTCCAGGAAGAGACTCGCGCAATCTCCCAGGGTGAGCGCGTACGCTTCGGCACCTACGATAAGGAGATGGGCGTGCGCTCCGGTGACCTCGGGACTGTCACCCGCATCGGCGAGGGCCACGCCATGACCGTGAAGATGGATTCCGGCAAGATCGCCGAAGTTCCTCCTGAGAAGGCACAGCACATCGACTACGGTTACGTCGTCGATTCTTTGAAGAACGTTCACGCAGAACGTGTGATCGCAACTGGCGATGGACTCACCCAACAGGCGTTCCAGGCAGCGTCCGCCAAAGCGGATCTCGCTCTATACACCAGCCCGCCGCAGCAAGAATTCGCTTCTTCCAAGGAAATCGCAGTAACAGAATTCGCCCAGCCCACCAAGCAGCAGAATGATTTCGGAATCGGCTTCTAG
- the ltrA gene encoding group II intron reverse transcriptase/maturase, with translation MHENRETSEAPAGNSSRTAGKGSGRKARMNVPEESDSGVLPMNHSNKIEQSMAESEEGRPLIKENIHQSSTRPTQSGARVSQGLAGVRKAAREHKERKFTTLLHHVTVDLLRDSFGSLKRKAAPGVDGMTWQEYEAGLEGRLADLHSRVHRGAYRALPSRRVYIEKGDGRKRPLGIAAVEDKIVQHAVVTILNQIYEEDFLGFSYGFRPGRSQHKALDALFYALVKRKVNYVLDADIQGFFDNLDKAWMIKFVEHRVADRRILRLIQKWLKAGVMEDGKWSDTETGTPQGSVISPLLANIYLHYVFDLWVDVWRKKCARGEVIVLRYADDIVLGFQWGTDADRFRKSLEERLGKFRLELHPEKTRRIEFGRYAEQNRKRRGEGKPETFDFLGFTHISGKNGNGSYAVRRMTIRKRMRKKLQEIKQQLRMRMHDPVPETGAWLRSVVQGYFHYYAVPGNLDSLGLFRERVLRYWGQALKRRSQRHRYAWARRLKLAAQWLPTPRVMHPWPLDRFAATHPR, from the coding sequence ATGCACGAGAACCGGGAGACCTCGGAGGCTCCTGCTGGCAACAGTAGCAGGACGGCGGGTAAAGGCTCAGGCCGTAAGGCCCGCATGAACGTCCCCGAGGAGTCGGACAGCGGCGTATTACCTATGAATCATTCGAACAAAATCGAGCAGTCGATGGCGGAGAGTGAGGAGGGAAGGCCGCTGATCAAGGAGAACATCCATCAGTCCAGCACGCGCCCGACACAGAGCGGGGCACGCGTGTCACAGGGGCTGGCGGGTGTGCGGAAAGCAGCAAGGGAACACAAGGAGAGGAAGTTCACCACTCTGCTTCACCACGTCACAGTCGATCTGCTAAGGGACAGCTTCGGTTCTCTGAAGCGCAAGGCTGCACCCGGCGTGGATGGGATGACGTGGCAGGAGTATGAAGCTGGGCTGGAGGGTCGGCTTGCCGATCTGCACAGCCGGGTGCATCGCGGCGCGTATCGGGCGCTTCCATCGAGAAGGGTTTACATCGAGAAAGGCGACGGACGGAAACGTCCGCTCGGGATCGCGGCAGTGGAGGACAAGATCGTCCAGCACGCAGTGGTCACCATCCTCAACCAGATTTATGAGGAGGACTTCCTCGGCTTCTCGTACGGTTTTCGTCCGGGACGCAGCCAGCATAAGGCGCTGGATGCGTTGTTTTATGCGCTCGTGAAGAGGAAGGTGAACTACGTACTTGATGCCGACATCCAGGGCTTCTTCGATAACCTCGACAAAGCGTGGATGATCAAGTTCGTCGAGCATCGCGTCGCCGACCGACGCATCCTGCGCCTGATCCAGAAATGGCTCAAGGCCGGGGTGATGGAGGACGGGAAATGGTCGGACACGGAGACAGGTACTCCGCAGGGGTCGGTGATCTCACCGCTCCTTGCCAACATCTATCTCCACTATGTGTTCGATCTCTGGGTGGACGTCTGGCGCAAGAAGTGTGCGCGAGGCGAGGTGATCGTTCTCCGCTATGCGGACGACATCGTCCTCGGCTTCCAGTGGGGTACGGACGCAGACCGTTTCCGCAAGAGCTTGGAAGAACGGCTGGGGAAGTTCAGACTGGAGCTGCACCCGGAAAAGACGCGCCGGATCGAATTCGGGCGGTATGCCGAACAGAACCGGAAACGAAGAGGAGAAGGCAAGCCGGAGACCTTCGACTTCCTTGGCTTCACGCATATCAGCGGGAAGAATGGGAACGGGTCTTATGCCGTGCGGCGCATGACGATCCGCAAGCGCATGCGAAAGAAGCTGCAAGAGATCAAGCAGCAACTCAGGATGCGCATGCATGATCCCGTGCCTGAGACCGGCGCGTGGCTCAGGTCAGTTGTACAGGGGTACTTCCACTACTACGCTGTGCCCGGAAATCTCGATAGCCTCGGGCTTTTCCGGGAACGCGTGCTCCGCTACTGGGGGCAAGCGCTGAAGCGCCGTAGTCAGAGACACCGGTACGCCTGGGCGCGTCGTCTCAAACTGGCCGCACAATGGCTTCCTACACCTCGCGTGATGCATCCTTGGCCCCTTGACCGCTTCGCCGCCACTCATCCGAGATAG
- a CDS encoding AAA family ATPase → MTKAPHHVIRRLTVTGGFLGGAQLEFADGLNCLIGGRGAGKTTALEFVRFGLGLMPDPKASALRHRGIDTLVKSNLGGGRLDVELCTKKDMRYTATRGAHEAVQVLNEAGTPVAISLDRDQIFSADVFSQNEIEEIASSPKAQLELLDRFQEQETKAIDRELEQLQRDLMQSTADLRQVDQEAAEAHAKASELVMLREKLKGLVEVDGPDAARINAAHSTKGQRTREEKIPGVLRLAIEKLLREMVTAQGSFRAGVEAQLDAPLLTSANGALLSAIQAELGTFITEVAKDIESVQTKAQGLQARIQVHAATLAERHALQEAEYRNIVAASAEQGERAAERQDVQTSLNNAESAEKDEQGKQKQRAELLKTRSTLRKRASELRDQRFALRKKIAERLSAEFPSIRVAVEQSADLEGYQQFVEETLKGSGVRQGMVAERLCAVFLPEELAAVAAKDDLALFMRQTNFEEDRSRKILYALRNDGAYYDIETVALEDQPSIELLDGATFKDSTHLSTGQRCTTILPILLTQSERPLLIDQPEDNLDNAFVFQTVVRALKAIKGARQVIFVTHNPNIPVLGEAERVFVFSSDGQHSVLERVGTVDECRVQIENILEGGREAFLLRKERYGH, encoded by the coding sequence ATGACCAAAGCTCCTCATCATGTAATCCGTCGCCTCACCGTGACTGGCGGTTTCTTAGGCGGCGCGCAGCTCGAATTTGCGGACGGCTTGAACTGTCTCATCGGGGGTCGTGGTGCCGGCAAGACGACTGCTCTCGAATTCGTGCGTTTTGGCCTTGGACTCATGCCAGACCCCAAGGCCAGCGCGCTACGGCACCGTGGCATCGATACGCTGGTCAAGTCCAACCTCGGTGGCGGACGCCTCGATGTTGAGCTCTGCACCAAGAAGGATATGCGGTACACGGCAACCCGTGGTGCTCATGAAGCCGTACAGGTTTTGAATGAAGCTGGCACTCCCGTTGCCATCTCCCTGGACCGCGATCAGATCTTTTCTGCGGACGTCTTCAGTCAGAATGAGATTGAAGAGATTGCGTCCAGTCCGAAGGCCCAGTTAGAGCTACTCGACAGGTTTCAAGAGCAGGAGACGAAGGCGATCGATCGTGAGTTGGAACAACTCCAGCGCGACTTGATGCAGTCGACTGCGGACCTGCGCCAAGTAGATCAGGAAGCGGCAGAGGCCCATGCCAAAGCGTCGGAACTGGTGATGTTGAGGGAGAAGCTTAAGGGCCTAGTCGAAGTTGACGGGCCAGATGCGGCCCGCATCAACGCAGCCCACAGCACGAAAGGCCAGCGAACCCGTGAAGAGAAGATTCCAGGAGTTCTGAGGCTGGCAATTGAGAAGCTGTTGCGCGAGATGGTCACGGCCCAGGGATCGTTTCGCGCCGGTGTCGAAGCCCAGCTCGATGCGCCGTTGCTCACGAGTGCGAATGGTGCGCTCCTGAGCGCGATCCAGGCTGAGCTTGGCACATTCATTACAGAAGTGGCGAAAGACATCGAATCAGTTCAAACAAAGGCTCAGGGCCTTCAGGCGCGCATCCAGGTGCACGCGGCTACGCTAGCAGAGCGACATGCATTACAGGAAGCGGAGTACCGGAATATCGTCGCAGCCTCCGCTGAGCAGGGAGAACGTGCTGCAGAGCGACAGGACGTTCAAACCTCACTCAACAATGCTGAGTCTGCAGAAAAAGATGAACAAGGCAAGCAGAAGCAGCGGGCAGAGCTATTGAAGACTCGCAGCACGTTGCGGAAGCGTGCGTCCGAGTTGCGCGATCAGCGCTTCGCGCTGCGCAAAAAGATCGCGGAACGGCTGTCAGCCGAATTCCCAAGCATCCGCGTTGCGGTCGAGCAATCCGCAGACCTCGAAGGCTATCAGCAGTTCGTTGAGGAGACTCTGAAAGGTTCAGGAGTTAGACAGGGTATGGTCGCAGAGCGCCTGTGTGCGGTTTTTCTGCCCGAAGAACTGGCTGCTGTAGCTGCGAAAGATGATTTGGCCCTGTTCATGCGACAGACGAACTTCGAGGAAGACCGTTCTAGGAAGATCCTCTACGCGCTACGAAACGATGGCGCGTACTACGACATCGAGACCGTCGCCTTAGAAGATCAGCCCTCCATCGAACTCCTCGATGGAGCGACCTTCAAAGACTCGACACACCTGTCCACCGGCCAGAGGTGCACGACGATCCTACCCATTCTGCTAACCCAGAGCGAACGACCACTCCTGATCGATCAGCCTGAAGACAACCTCGATAATGCCTTTGTGTTCCAGACGGTTGTACGAGCCCTGAAGGCGATCAAGGGTGCCCGCCAGGTCATCTTCGTGACCCACAATCCAAACATACCCGTTCTCGGGGAGGCGGAGCGGGTCTTCGTTTTTTCGTCCGATGGGCAGCACTCGGTTCTCGAGCGCGTTGGTACTGTGGATGAGTGCCGCGTTCAGATCGAGAACATCCTCGAAGGCGGCCGTGAAGCCTTTCTCTTGAGAAAAGAACGTTATGGCCACTGA
- a CDS encoding ATP-binding protein: MATEDADLLAALESPDWTVALEAVARAESELRNSIVGDPLAELVIGILSRLASHPKWEVRRAVANAATHAPHATFEEALTKLARDDNQRVRQAAEHAALRRRDSRNASSLGKQHEERINATLDTIQSRFGMAGREAVKRAAEQMANTHARELYHEVIRLLTPLAASAERLRDALLEQPNLPVALAEEADGIGRRVHRIRTTLDAMRVYNQQPTLTFQSESLKEIVQEAANVAQESDRNESRGVSIAIHIPSSAVVEVSRTRLVQALTNILVNAAEAYPDDAAARPIEVTASAEERLIRMTIRDSGCGMSEENQRDALTLFSTSKATGTGFGLPLAVKIVESEHGGRLRLESAKGLGTSVNIWLPTYREVRR; this comes from the coding sequence ATGGCCACTGAAGACGCGGACCTGCTTGCCGCGCTTGAATCACCAGACTGGACGGTAGCGTTAGAGGCGGTTGCACGCGCGGAGTCCGAGCTACGCAATTCCATCGTCGGCGATCCTTTGGCCGAGCTGGTCATCGGCATCCTGTCACGTCTCGCGAGCCATCCGAAATGGGAGGTGCGCAGAGCAGTTGCGAATGCTGCGACCCATGCGCCACACGCCACCTTCGAAGAGGCGCTGACAAAGCTCGCACGGGATGACAACCAAAGGGTGCGACAGGCGGCAGAACATGCCGCACTGCGCCGTCGTGACTCTCGCAACGCCAGCTCATTGGGAAAGCAGCACGAAGAGCGCATCAACGCGACACTCGATACCATTCAGTCTCGCTTCGGGATGGCCGGCAGAGAGGCCGTCAAACGCGCGGCGGAGCAGATGGCAAATACCCATGCTCGCGAACTGTACCACGAAGTGATCCGACTGTTGACGCCTCTGGCCGCATCGGCGGAACGGCTCCGTGATGCCTTGTTGGAGCAACCGAACCTTCCTGTGGCGCTTGCAGAGGAGGCAGATGGGATCGGAAGACGGGTCCATCGGATACGCACAACCCTAGATGCGATGCGTGTGTATAACCAACAACCGACACTTACGTTTCAATCGGAAAGTCTCAAGGAGATCGTTCAAGAGGCAGCCAATGTCGCGCAAGAGAGCGACAGAAACGAGTCGCGCGGTGTGTCCATTGCGATCCACATTCCATCGTCTGCTGTCGTCGAGGTATCGCGAACGCGTCTCGTGCAGGCACTGACGAACATCCTAGTCAATGCAGCAGAAGCCTATCCGGACGACGCCGCTGCACGGCCGATCGAGGTCACTGCCAGCGCTGAGGAGCGATTGATTCGCATGACCATCCGCGACTCAGGATGCGGCATGTCCGAGGAAAACCAACGCGACGCACTTACCCTGTTTTCTACCAGCAAAGCGACCGGCACCGGGTTTGGCTTACCGCTTGCCGTCAAGATCGTAGAATCCGAGCACGGCGGACGGCTACGCCTTGAGAGCGCGAAGGGACTTGGCACCAGCGTTAACATCTGGCTTCCGACATACCGCGAGGTACGGCGATGA
- a CDS encoding response regulator, with translation MTARHRVLVVEDDVEFSLDLQQILKSLKCESVPVTNAEDAIRELKAKPFCLVLLDLQIKSEPNSNKAHLEHGKSLLRDIRQMYSEHNGVRFWLPVLVVSGYARERDIVLEVMRDNASNIIEKPDTKTISEAIRKAFAESGRDAHDQCENHRSGLRDNFSEKVVVTIPGDRDKQRIIVRLGSQPVKLTVSSLRILLHLILGYLQNRQVHKNELGANNEQGFKGISILRNELKQVLGEIDIVKNHYHGIYALITSVEIGEITFDKLFELGDHQISSLVVKLQQVSAPPAEKV, from the coding sequence ATGACCGCTCGTCACCGTGTCCTGGTCGTTGAAGATGATGTAGAGTTCTCACTCGACCTGCAGCAGATTCTCAAATCCTTGAAGTGCGAGAGCGTTCCGGTCACGAACGCCGAAGATGCCATCCGTGAGCTCAAGGCCAAACCGTTCTGCCTGGTGTTGCTTGACCTCCAGATCAAGAGCGAGCCGAATTCCAACAAAGCACATCTAGAGCATGGCAAGTCTCTTTTGAGAGATATCCGTCAGATGTACTCCGAGCACAATGGTGTGCGTTTCTGGCTACCGGTGCTCGTGGTCAGTGGATACGCTCGGGAACGGGATATCGTGCTGGAGGTGATGCGAGACAATGCCAGCAATATCATTGAGAAACCTGACACGAAGACCATCTCGGAGGCCATACGAAAGGCTTTTGCGGAGAGCGGCCGTGACGCACACGATCAGTGCGAAAACCATCGTAGCGGTTTGCGGGATAATTTCAGCGAAAAGGTCGTTGTTACTATCCCAGGAGATCGCGATAAGCAGCGCATCATTGTTCGTTTGGGTTCGCAGCCGGTGAAGCTGACTGTCAGTTCGCTACGCATCCTGCTCCACTTGATCCTTGGCTATCTTCAAAACAGACAGGTGCACAAGAACGAACTGGGCGCCAACAATGAGCAGGGTTTCAAGGGGATCTCAATCCTGCGAAATGAGCTGAAACAGGTGCTGGGCGAGATTGACATCGTCAAAAACCACTACCATGGCATCTATGCTCTTATTACTTCGGTAGAGATCGGCGAGATCACCTTCGACAAGCTCTTTGAACTCGGCGATCACCAGATATCCAGCCTAGTAGTGAAACTTCAGCAGGTATCCGCTCCCCCAGCCGAAAAAGTCTGA